CTTGAGCTACGCTTTTCTTCTAGCGACTTTTTGATCTTTTTTTCTTGACCAGAGACAACTTGTATGACGTACCATTTATGCATGAAGCCTCATTACTTTAACCCAATACTTTGTGTGTTACATATGAAATAAAATCTAAGCCACCCTTTACAAGAAGGTCCACAAAATAAATTCCTACTCCACAAGCAAAGGTTACCGCAATGACAACCTTAGTGGATAAAATAAGTTCTTCTTTTGTTGTCCAACTTACCTTTTTAAGCTCATCTTTTATTCCTTGGATGTAGCCTAAAGCAGGTTTTTTTTTAAGGGTTGATTGCACATGCAAATCTGAAGGCAATCTTGCTTGGTTTAGCTTAGTGTCCATAGCACACATAAAAGCACCTTAATTTATATTTTATCGAGTGCGGAGGGATTCGAACCCCCGACCGGCGACTTTGGAGATCGCTGCTCTAGCCAGGCTGAGCTACACACCCCTGATAGCAAAAGAGCGAGCTCTTTTATAACAAGAGCTCGCTTAACATTTTCTAAATCACTATTTCAAAATTTTAGTAACAGTTCCTGCACCAATTGTTTTACCACCTTCACGAATAGCAAAACGCATCCCTTCTTCCATGGCAACAGGTTGAATCAACTCTACTGTTAAAGTTACATTATCACCCGGCATAACCATTTCTGTTCCTTCTGGGAGGGTAACAGCTCCGGTTACATCGGTCGTTCGTAAGAAAAACTGAGGACGATATTTGGTAAAGAAAGGCTTATGACGACCCCCTTCCTCTTTTTTTAACACGTATACAGTTCCCTCAAATTGGCTGTGAGGAGTACAAGAATTAGGAGCTGCAAGAACCATACCGCGCTCAATGTCCTTCTTCTCAACACCGCGCAATAAAACACCCACGTTTTCTCCAGCTTCTGCTTTATCTAAAACCTTTAAAAACATCTCAAGGCTAGTAGCAACAGTGTCACGAGTGTCTTTTATTCCCACTATTTGTAGCTTATCATTGGGCTTAACTACGCCTCTTTCCACTCTTCCTGTAGCAACGGTTCCGCGGCCAGAAATAGAGAATACATCTTCAACAGGTAATAGGAAAGGTTTGTCTATATCCCGTTTTGGAGTAGGGATGCTTTCATCGACAACTTCCATTAGACGTTCAATAGATTTTACATACTCAGGGTCTCCCTCTAGAGCTTTAAGAGCAGATCCTCGTACAATTGGAACATCTTTATAACCTTGCTTTTCTAGTAGCTCTTGTAGCTCCATTTCGACTAGGTCAACTAGATCCTCTTCTCCTTTCATCATATCCATCTTATTCAAGAAGACTACAATAGCCGGAAC
The Candidatus Rhabdochlamydia sp. T3358 DNA segment above includes these coding regions:
- the tuf gene encoding elongation factor Tu, with product MAKEAFQRNKPHVNIGTIGHVDHGKTTLTAAITKILAQKGGAKFRDYASIDNSPEEKARGITINSSHVEYETDKRHYAHVDCPGHADYVKNMITGAAQMDGAILVVAATDGAMPQTKEHILLARQVGVPAIVVFLNKMDMMKGEEDLVDLVEMELQELLEKQGYKDVPIVRGSALKALEGDPEYVKSIERLMEVVDESIPTPKRDIDKPFLLPVEDVFSISGRGTVATGRVERGVVKPNDKLQIVGIKDTRDTVATSLEMFLKVLDKAEAGENVGVLLRGVEKKDIERGMVLAAPNSCTPHSQFEGTVYVLKKEEGGRHKPFFTKYRPQFFLRTTDVTGAVTLPEGTEMVMPGDNVTLTVELIQPVAMEEGMRFAIREGGKTIGAGTVTKILK
- the secE gene encoding preprotein translocase subunit SecE; amino-acid sequence: MDTKLNQARLPSDLHVQSTLKKKPALGYIQGIKDELKKVSWTTKEELILSTKVVIAVTFACGVGIYFVDLLVKGGLDFISYVTHKVLG